A genomic segment from Idiomarina piscisalsi encodes:
- a CDS encoding helix-turn-helix transcriptional regulator codes for MCHGSTNDQRHLLGKPLVQALLPLSERRGVSSAELLRGTTLSVQKLKLNNFRLTNHELMSLLASAEEKVNDPHLWQLVTETLFRDKLSPLIDLIIHAKSLKQSLVHLSRFQNLLQPFLFTPTQQFGSSLQLDFIPVSGLSGKMGQHCYVANCKVGIAILLMLGRSRGLAIEQWQVYLPKEISPLPIWSKWLKSINSRPISALTIPVSQLTEKRPERDLPRYYQALSFCQIQQQTKAQSPFLLTIFKWLENQIEMGGYISLKELAYEMGVSLSSCKRLLASHGYNFQQVYDLVRLHKLLNLLQQHPYSNVELAQRLGYSNPNNFRRACKRWLGMVPDELRRQSSTLFVSTRIT; via the coding sequence ATGTGCCACGGGTCAACTAACGACCAACGGCACTTGCTTGGCAAGCCTCTGGTTCAGGCTTTGCTCCCACTTTCTGAGAGACGTGGGGTTTCATCTGCAGAGCTGCTCAGAGGCACAACATTGTCGGTACAAAAACTAAAATTGAATAATTTTCGGCTTACAAACCATGAACTTATGTCGTTATTGGCTTCTGCCGAAGAAAAAGTTAATGATCCCCATTTATGGCAGTTGGTTACAGAGACCCTATTCAGAGACAAGCTAAGCCCTTTAATTGATCTAATTATCCACGCGAAGAGCCTAAAGCAGTCACTGGTTCACTTATCCCGTTTTCAAAACCTTCTACAGCCCTTCTTATTTACACCGACACAACAGTTTGGGAGCTCACTGCAACTGGATTTTATTCCGGTATCAGGCTTGAGCGGTAAAATGGGTCAGCATTGTTACGTCGCCAACTGTAAAGTCGGCATAGCAATACTATTAATGCTGGGCCGGTCACGGGGGTTAGCCATAGAACAATGGCAGGTCTATCTACCAAAGGAAATTTCACCTTTACCCATTTGGTCGAAATGGCTGAAGAGTATCAACTCACGACCCATCAGCGCATTAACCATTCCGGTCTCTCAACTTACAGAAAAACGACCTGAGCGAGACTTACCTCGCTATTATCAAGCTCTAAGCTTTTGCCAAATTCAACAGCAAACGAAAGCGCAGTCTCCTTTCCTTTTGACTATTTTTAAATGGCTCGAGAATCAAATAGAAATGGGTGGGTATATTTCTCTAAAAGAGCTGGCATATGAAATGGGGGTCAGTCTCTCCTCCTGTAAGCGCTTGTTAGCGAGTCACGGCTACAACTTTCAACAAGTCTATGACCTGGTCCGGCTGCACAAGCTACTCAACCTGCTACAACAACATCCTTACAGTAATGTTGAACTTGCACAGCGACTTGGCTACAGCAACCCAAATAATTTCCGCCGAGCTTGTAAACGATGGCTGGGCATGGTTCCCGACGAGCTTCGTCGACAAAGTTCTACCCTATTTGTTTCTACCAGAATTACTTAA